In one window of Tripterygium wilfordii isolate XIE 37 chromosome 1, ASM1340144v1, whole genome shotgun sequence DNA:
- the LOC120003617 gene encoding FCS-Like Zinc finger 15-like isoform X2 — MRDDDMVGLSIILETQKGFINHNNKKTPQVINKATMINKNKQSSSSSTSTSKRVSQSSPFPVPTFLEHCFLCRQKLLQGKDIYMYKLAPQNQNPKVTGLFVAWSAGAGRYLSTRKRVQVKTTVHWRP, encoded by the exons ATGAGAGATGATGACATGGTGGGTTTAAGCATAATTTTGGAGACCCAAAAGGGTTTTATTAACCACAACAACAAGAAAACTCCACAAGTCATCAACAAAGCCACCATgatcaacaaaaacaaacagtcttcttcttcttcaacttcaacttcaaaGAGAGTCTCTCAGTCCTCACCCTTCCCTGTACCTACGTTTCTTGAGCATTGTTTTCTTTGCAGACAGAAGCTCTTGCAGGGAAAAGACATCTACATGTACAAGTTAGCACCGCAAAACCAAAACCCTA AGGTGACAGGGCTTTTTGTAGCGTGGAGTGCCGGTGCAGGCAGATATTTATCGACGAGGAAGAGAGTCCAAGTAAAGACAACTGTTCATTGGCGGCCATGA
- the LOC120007706 gene encoding uncharacterized protein LOC120007706 isoform X2: protein MATLGADFPPLPGTGSSATRSLSTSAASSTTVGLTTLDLPRDFLPTSTDFRLTSAGDWPTWSATVRNVLFGRGLLSYLTDGPPADGSDDVLTAWTLRTNRVSSYLIESLDPALRPDLVTQAAHVVWRSLTARFVERSGARQYSLLTQAATARQDDRSIQQFYHHMRGFWRELEVFLPAGSHIAADVIFWDMRHMYEFLMALRPEFGPLVGQLIHRDPPPSLETAVAELVAEETRLRLLGGVKSTPAPSSFSGVLAAAPSGVSTAPSGRPTCPHCMRPGHTIDDCWKLHPERRVGPRGRGRRASTSTVAAVTHALPSPAPAPALALPQIDIQQFQQFQQFQQYQQRLEQMTTSSSTGSVYQPGDWQWS, encoded by the exons ATGGCAACTCTTGGTGCTGATTTTCCACCTTTGCCGGGGACTGGTTCCTCTGCCACTCGGTCTTTGTCGACCTCGGCTGCATCATCGACGACCGTTGGTTTGACCACCCTTGACCTTCCTCGGGATTTTCTTCCCACTTCGACTGATTTTCGGCTCACTTCAGCCGGTGACTGGCCTACTtggagtgccacggttcgtaatgtCTTGTTTGGCCGAGGGCTCTTATCTTATCTCACAGATGGTCCACCTGCTGATGGTTCTGATGATGTTTTAACTGCTTGGACTCTTCGAACTAACCGGGTCTCCAGTTATCTGATTGAGTCTCTCGACCCGGCTCTCCGTCCTGATCTAGTTACTCAAGCTGCCCATGTTGTTTGGAGATCTCTTACCGCTCGTTTTGTTGAGCGCAGTGGGGCTCGTCAGTATTCACTTCTCACTCAGGCTGCTACTGCTCGTCAGGATGATCGGTCTATTCAGCAGTTCTATCACCACATGCGTGGTTTTTGGCGTGAGTTGGAGGTTTTTCTCCCTGCTGGCAGTCATATTGCTGCTGATGTGATTTTTTGGGATATGCGTCACATGTACGAGTTTCTGATGGCTCTCCGCCCCGAGTTTGGTCCTCTGGTTGGTCAACTTATACATCGCGACCCCCCTCCCAGCCTCGAGACTGCAGTTGCTGAGTTAGTCGCCGAGGAGACTCGTCTTCGCCTACTAGGTGGGGTCAAGTCTACTCCTGCACCCTCTAGTTTCTCCGGTGTTCTTGCTGCAGCTCCCTCTGGTGTTTCCACAGCTCCCTCTGGTCGTCCTACTTGCCCTCATTGCATGCGGCCAGGTCATACTATAGATGACTGTTGGAAGCTCCACCCCGAGCGTCGTGTTGGACCTCGTGGCCGCGGCCGCCGTGCCTCCACTTCCACTGTTGCGGCTGTTACTCATGCACTTccttctcctgctcctgctcctgctcttgCTTTGCCTCAGATTGATATTCAGCAATTTCAGCAGTTCCAGCAGTTCCAGCAGTATCAGCAGCGTCTTGAGCAGATGACTACTTCTTCTAGCACTG GATCCGTCTACCAGCCGGGTGATTGGCAGTGGTCGTAG
- the LOC120016649 gene encoding lipoamide acyltransferase component of branched-chain alpha-keto acid dehydrogenase complex, mitochondrial-like produces MIGRRIWQGRARSSCRRLLYLYISESPFPSPPQVTVSPATFDSASFHCASNNIIDFDFLLASNRRHFSSQNLAELAVGEVVDVPLAQTGEGIAECELLRWFVEEGEIIEEFQPLCEVQSDKATIEITSRHKGTVSELLYIPGDIVKVGETLVKMFVEGSQGPSQSSDTPEFDLHQNENNVSVSVSEPNKTCVASVLSTPAVRHFAKQYGVNINDIHGSGKDGRVLKEDVLKYAIQKGIIKDSSASIFIDSEKQFLGGENSDPYVSAEVKRHNDDKSIPLRGFHRAMVKSMSMAAKVPHFHYVEEINCDALVELKASFQNNHSEPDVKFTFLPLLIKSLSMAMSKFPFINSCFNEEFLEVILKGSHNIGVAMATPQGLVVPNIKDVQNLSILEITKELSRLQNLARDNKLSPGDVYGGTITLSNIGAIGGKFGVPLLNLPEVAIIALGRIQKVPQFGDDGNVYPVSIMSVNIGADHRVLDGATVAKFCNEWKQLIEKPELLVLHLR; encoded by the exons ATGATCGGTCGAAGAATTTGGCAGGGTAGGGCTAGGAGCTCCTGCCGTCGACTACTGTATCTGTACATCTCCGAGAGTCCCTTTCCTTCGCCCCCGCAGGTGACAGTATCACCGGCGACTTTCGATTCGGCGTCGTTTCACTGCGCTAGTAACAACATCATCGAT TTCGACTTTCTTTTAGCTTCGAATAGACGACACTTTTCAAGTCAAAATTTGGCCGAGCTCGCGGTGGgagaggtggttgatgtaccaTTGGCACAAACTGGAGAAGGTATTGCAGAATGTGAACTTCTCAGATGGTTTGTGGAAGAG GGCGAGATAATTGAAGAATTTCAACCACTCTGTGAAGTTCAGAGTGACAAAGCAACTATTGAAATTACAAGTCGTCACAAGGGGACAGTTTCAGAACTTCTTTATATTCCTGGTGACATCGTAAAG GTTGGGGAGACCCTCGTAAAGATGTTTGTTGAGGGATCTCAAGGTCCGAGTCAGAGCTCTGATACTCCAGAATTTGATCTTCATCAGAATGAAAATaatgtttctgtttctgtttctgagCCGAACAAGACTTGTGTGGCCAGTGTCCTATCCACTCCTGCTGTTCGGCACTTTGCAAAGCAGTATGGTGTAAATATAAATGACATCCATGGATCTGGTAAAGATGGAAGGGTATTGAAAGAGGACGTGCTAAAATATGCAATCCAAAAAGGAATCATTAAAGATTCATCTGCCTCTATATTTATAGACTCTGAGAAGCAGTTTCTTGGAGGAGAAAACAGTGACCCTTATGTGTCAGCTGAAGTTAAAAGACATAACGATGACAAGTCGATTCCCCTGAG GGGATTCCACCGGGCAATGGTCAAATCAATGTCGATGGCAGCAAAAGTTCCACATTTTCACTATGTGGAAGAGATTAATTGTGATGCACTTGTGGAGCTCAAAGCATCTTTCCAAAATAACCATTCTGAGCCAGATGTTAAATTTACTTTCCTACCATTGTTGATAAAGTCGCTTTCAATGGCCATGAGCAAGTTTCCCTTCATAAATAGTTGCTTCAATGAGGAATTCCTTGAGGTCATTCTTAAAG GTTCCCATAATATTGGAGTTGCCATGGCTACCCCACAGGGGCTAGTTGTTCCAAACATAAAAGATGTTCAAAACCTTTCCATCTTGGAG ATAACGAAGGAGCTTTCGAGGTTACAAAATCTCGCACGGGATAACAAGCTTAGCCCTGGGGATGTATATGGTGGAACGATAACTCTTAGCAATATCGGAGCAATAGGTGGAAAGTTCGGTGTTCCTCTCCTCAACTTACCTGAAGTTGCCATCATTGCACTTGGTAGAATTCAGAAAGTTCCTCAATTTGGAGATGATGGAAATGTGTATCCTGTTTCAATCATGAGC GTTAATATTGGTGCGGATCATAGAGTTTTGGATGGAGCTACCGTTGCAAAATTTTGCAACGAGTGGAAGCAGTTAATTGAAAAACCAGAGCTGCTTGTGTTGCATTTGAGATGA
- the LOC120007706 gene encoding uncharacterized protein LOC120007706 isoform X1, with protein sequence MATLGADFPPLPGTGSSATRSLSTSAASSTTVGLTTLDLPRDFLPTSTDFRLTSAGDWPTWSATVRNVLFGRGLLSYLTDGPPADGSDDVLTAWTLRTNRVSSYLIESLDPALRPDLVTQAAHVVWRSLTARFVERSGARQYSLLTQAATARQDDRSIQQFYHHMRGFWRELEVFLPAGSHIAADVIFWDMRHMYEFLMALRPEFGPLVGQLIHRDPPPSLETAVAELVAEETRLRLLGGVKSTPAPSSFSGVLAAAPSGVSTAPSGRPTCPHCMRPGHTIDDCWKLHPERRVGPRGRGRRASTSTVAAVTHALPSPAPAPALALPQIDIQQFQQFQQFQQYQQRLEQMTTSSSTGSTPAPSAFSATGSVYQPGDWQWS encoded by the exons ATGGCAACTCTTGGTGCTGATTTTCCACCTTTGCCGGGGACTGGTTCCTCTGCCACTCGGTCTTTGTCGACCTCGGCTGCATCATCGACGACCGTTGGTTTGACCACCCTTGACCTTCCTCGGGATTTTCTTCCCACTTCGACTGATTTTCGGCTCACTTCAGCCGGTGACTGGCCTACTtggagtgccacggttcgtaatgtCTTGTTTGGCCGAGGGCTCTTATCTTATCTCACAGATGGTCCACCTGCTGATGGTTCTGATGATGTTTTAACTGCTTGGACTCTTCGAACTAACCGGGTCTCCAGTTATCTGATTGAGTCTCTCGACCCGGCTCTCCGTCCTGATCTAGTTACTCAAGCTGCCCATGTTGTTTGGAGATCTCTTACCGCTCGTTTTGTTGAGCGCAGTGGGGCTCGTCAGTATTCACTTCTCACTCAGGCTGCTACTGCTCGTCAGGATGATCGGTCTATTCAGCAGTTCTATCACCACATGCGTGGTTTTTGGCGTGAGTTGGAGGTTTTTCTCCCTGCTGGCAGTCATATTGCTGCTGATGTGATTTTTTGGGATATGCGTCACATGTACGAGTTTCTGATGGCTCTCCGCCCCGAGTTTGGTCCTCTGGTTGGTCAACTTATACATCGCGACCCCCCTCCCAGCCTCGAGACTGCAGTTGCTGAGTTAGTCGCCGAGGAGACTCGTCTTCGCCTACTAGGTGGGGTCAAGTCTACTCCTGCACCCTCTAGTTTCTCCGGTGTTCTTGCTGCAGCTCCCTCTGGTGTTTCCACAGCTCCCTCTGGTCGTCCTACTTGCCCTCATTGCATGCGGCCAGGTCATACTATAGATGACTGTTGGAAGCTCCACCCCGAGCGTCGTGTTGGACCTCGTGGCCGCGGCCGCCGTGCCTCCACTTCCACTGTTGCGGCTGTTACTCATGCACTTccttctcctgctcctgctcctgctcttgCTTTGCCTCAGATTGATATTCAGCAATTTCAGCAGTTCCAGCAGTTCCAGCAGTATCAGCAGCGTCTTGAGCAGATGACTACTTCTTCTAGCACTGGTAGCACTCCTGCACCCTCTGCTTTCTCAGCCACTG GATCCGTCTACCAGCCGGGTGATTGGCAGTGGTCGTAG
- the LOC120003617 gene encoding FCS-Like Zinc finger 15-like isoform X1 produces MRDDDMVGLSIILETQKGFINHNNKKTPQVINKATMINKNKQSSSSSTSTSKRVSQSSPFPVPTFLEHCFLCRQKLLQGKDIYMYKGDRAFCSVECRCRQIFIDEEESPSKDNCSLAAMKPSSASAASSSSPSGSRSRNKGPRNRTGGFAY; encoded by the exons ATGAGAGATGATGACATGGTGGGTTTAAGCATAATTTTGGAGACCCAAAAGGGTTTTATTAACCACAACAACAAGAAAACTCCACAAGTCATCAACAAAGCCACCATgatcaacaaaaacaaacagtcttcttcttcttcaacttcaacttcaaaGAGAGTCTCTCAGTCCTCACCCTTCCCTGTACCTACGTTTCTTGAGCATTGTTTTCTTTGCAGACAGAAGCTCTTGCAGGGAAAAGACATCTACATGTACAA AGGTGACAGGGCTTTTTGTAGCGTGGAGTGCCGGTGCAGGCAGATATTTATCGACGAGGAAGAGAGTCCAAGTAAAGACAACTGTTCATTGGCGGCCATGAAACCGTCTTCTGCATCTGCAGCTTCTTCGTCTTCACCTTCTGGTTCTCGTAGCCGCAACAAAGGGCCCAGAAACCGAACTGGTGGTTTTGCATACTGA
- the LOC120003898 gene encoding potassium transporter 5-like, with translation MEAGDIEAERPLEIESMEEEEEEEAHHDQPQPQPIEIAKMKKPACLRDLLRNDSFLENGLGDDQVHGSRAAYWKATLMLAFQSIGVVYGDLGTSPLYVLPGVFPDGVINHDDEILGVLSLIFYAITLVSVIKYVFIVLAANDNGNGGTFALYSLLCRYADLNAMPNRQPEDREVSNYELELPSRGLKMASIVKSTIEKSTFMKYFILLVTLFATSMVMGDGILTPCISVLSAVSGIREATPALTDKAITWISVVILILLFQIQRFGTDKIGYSFAPILTIWFTFIGFIGIYNFVNYEPAKIIKAVNPWYILNYFATNKFNAWKSLGGVILCLTGSEALFADLGHFNVRAIRISACTIVFPSVICAYFGQASYLMQNKKDVGNAFYSSVPKKLYWPMFVIAVMAAVVASQSMISATFSIVQQSVALGCFPRVKIVHTSRKYAGQVYVPEINHLLMIACVGITIGFKSSLEIGNAYGIAVAFVLSITSSFLILVMIMKWNTNRIIVTVHALTIGLYELLMLSASLYKFVDGGYIPLIFAVVLVIIMCIWNYGDREKYQYQLAHKISIHELTQIASSPTIYRVPGIALFYTQLVHGISPLFTRYASQIKTLHSVLVFISIKSLHISKVPPNERFLFQRLESEGIPIFRCVVRYGYKDERRELWESFEVAFVDQLREFILANARLMRSYDSDGRELTVIDVERTQNELRLVDSALEHGDVTYLMGEGEMRASKNSSLWKKMMIDYGYNWLSRCVRQPDEVFMLPRQRLLKVGLTYEVQ, from the exons ATGGAGGCTGGTGACATAGAAGCTGAAAGGCCACTGGAAATAGAAAgcatggaagaagaagaagaagaagaagcacatCATGATCAGCCTCAGCCTCAGCCTATTGAGATTGCTAAAATGAAGAAGCCAGCTTGTTTGAGAGATCTGCTGCGAAATGATTCATTTTTAGAGAATGGTTTGGGTGATGACCAAGTTCATGGATCCAGG GCAGCATATTGGaaggccactttgatgcttgcaTTTCAGAGTATTGGGGTTGTGTATGGTGATCTTGGAACCTCACCATTGTACGTACTACCTGGTGTCTTTCCCGATGGAGTTATAAATCACGATGATGAAATCCTTGGTGTTTTATCTTTGATCTTCTATGCCATAACATTAGTCTCTGTGATCAAATATGTTTTCATTGTTTTGGCTGCTAATGACAACGGCAATG GTGGGACATTTGCTTTGTACTCTCTGTTATGTCGGTATGCTGACCTAAATGCGATGCCAAATCGACAACCAGAAGATCGAGAAGTGTCTAATTACGAGCTCGAATTGCCAAGTCGAGGGCTTAAGATGGCTTCGATTGTGAAATCAACTATTGAGAAGAGCACCTTCATGAAATACTTTATTTTGTTGGTGACCTTGTTTGCCACTTCAATGGTCATGGGAGATGGCATTCTCACACCCTGCATATCAG TGCTATCGGCTGTATCGGGTATCAGAGAAGCTACTCCTGCACTTACCGATAAGGCTATCACTTGGATTTCAGTGGTGATTTTGATTCTCTTGTTTCAAATCCAGAGATTTGGAACAGATAAAATCGGATATAGTTTTGCACCAATCTTAACAATTTGGTTCACTTTCATTGGGTTTATTGGAATCTACAACTTTGTTAACTACGAACCTGCCAAAATAATCAAGGCTGTCAATCCCTGGTACATTTTAAACTACTTCGCGACGAATAAGTTTAATGCTTGGAAATCTCTTGGAGGAGTAATTCTATGCCTCAcag gtTCTGAAGCTTTGTTCGCTGATTTGGGCCACTTTAATGTCCGTGCAATTCGAATAAGCGCGTGTACGATAGTGTTTCCCTCTGTAATATGTGCATACTTTGGTCAAGCATCATACCTCATGCAGAACAAGAAAGATGTAGGAAATGCATTCTACAGTTCAGTCCCAA AAAAACTGTACTGGCCGATGTTTGTCATTGCAGTAATGGCAGCTGTAGTTGCTAGCCAGTCGATGATCTCGGCCACATTTTCTATAGTTCAACAATCAGTAGCACTCGGTTGTTTCCCTCGCGTTAAAATCGTGCATACATCAAGAAAATACGCGGGCCAAGTTTATGTTCCTGAGATCAATCATCTGCTGATGATCGCTTGCGTTGGCATCACTATAGGCTTCAAGAGCTCCTTGGAAATCGGCAATGCATATG GAATTGCAGTGGCATTTGTCCTTTCGATCACATCTTCGTTTCTTATACTGGTGATGATCATGAAATGGAATACAAATAGGATTATTGTCACCGTCCATGCACTAACTATTGGATTATATGAACTCCTAATGTTGAGTGCTTCACTTTACAAGTTTGTTGATGGAGGCTATATTCCGCTCATCTTTGCCGTCGTATTGGTCATTATAATGTGTATCTGGAACTATGGTGATCGGGAAAAATATCAGTACCAgctagcacacaaaatttccaTCCATGAACTCACCCAAATAGCCTCAAGCCCAACCATATACCGCGTCCCTGGTATTGCTCTATTCTACACTCAGCTTGTTCATGGAATATCTCCTTTGTTCACTCGATATGCTTCACAAATCAAGACCTTGCATTCAGTTCTAGTCTTCATTTCAATCAAGTCACTGCACATCAGCAAAGTCCCTCCGAACGAACGGTTTCTTTTTCAACGACTAGAGTCTGAAGGGATACCAATATTTCGATGCGTTGTGAGGTATGGATACAAGGATGAAAGAAGGGAATTATGGGAGTCCTTTGAGGTTGCATTTGTGGATCAATTGAGGGAGTTCATACTAGCTAATGCAAGATTGATGAGATCTTATGATTCGGATGGTCGGGAATTGACTGTCATAGATGTTGAAAGGACTCAAAATGAGTTGAGATTGGTGGACAGTGCATTAGAACATGGAGATGTAACATATTTGATGGGTGAAGGGGAGATGAGAGCTTCGAAGAATTCGAGTCTATGGAAGAAAATGATGATAGATTATGGTTATAATTGGTTGAGCAGATGTGTGAGACAACCTGATGAAGTTTTTATGCTTCCTCGGCAGCGTCTACTCAAGGTGGGATTGACTTATGAGGTTCAGTGA